A window of Pyrus communis chromosome 3, drPyrComm1.1, whole genome shotgun sequence genomic DNA:
ctttagtttggataaacagcactgcatcaaggccgactggttacctatccaagtctcagtcgagAAGGATTTCCGAAtctttattggcagaggtcatcttattagccttctcggcgaagtaaggtgttacaagttactacattgGGCGCGtcgaacgccgagtgattttatgattggatactcacaagtgagttttagagttcggcattctgacggccgaaccacattcaccatcaagacatgcatctcttttgagtacctATGTCTGTATAATTTGGAGCCGATTCAACATGtctatactcttacgaatataatcactgtgaccgaaccCAACGCCGACAATTcatgaacttcgcagaactaacagtcttgtcttcaggctcgagaatccgaAGGCCGAGACTTGTTCCATCCTTGGCtgcaatcgcaagatcaagaagtcagcaacgcgctcatcGCAACATCAataaattttactcctcggctgacgagttggcatgccctgCATCAatcgaaggacgtagttagttcattagttactcggcctgcgcgccacttaggctttgtaatttttagagcaTCCCCAGCATGGGGTTTTGCTCGGGGGAAAGGCTCCAAAAGCATGGCTCGAGGGCCGGTGGTGATGCTCCAGCGTGGGGGAGGCCGAAGGCAGGGGGAGGCCCGAGGGCCAGGCCCGTGAGGGATTGCCAGGCCTTGAGCCCGAGGTGGggctgacgccagggtggcgtcagcccattatttaattttttttttttgtgtcaggcgcgtgcaccctacctgcgcgtgggggcgcgtcgccgacacaaaaaaaattaaaaaaagcaagtgtcagttaccgttgggaagccacgtggcttcccacggtgcgttagatcctaacggtcacttaatgtggaccgttagatctcaacggtaaaaaaaaaaaaaaagtcagatttaatatccaccgtttgatctgagatcaacggtggatattaaaatgctttataaattaaaaaataaatgaaaaaatagttttaaaaatctgaaaagttaccgttgtgacacgtggcacaatctggagcgttggaattcaaatttttttatatctaacggcagagattaattaattgaataaaaatttaaaaaaaattgtaaaaaattcaaaaaaattcaaaaaaatatctgaaaaatctgaaaaaaattgtaaaaaaaattgtttttacttttctataaataccttctcattatcatctaccttacacaacaatttcatattttctcaactactttcaatcacattcctttctttgtctcaaagtttgaatccatttttttttcaacaaaatgaccactggtgcaggtacgaattggtcgtttattgaagatgttgcgttgtgtactagctgggttgaagttactcatagttcgcttacgggtaatgagatgcagttgcgagaaatgtggagtcttattcataccaattttcttgagaaaattggtgggaaaagaaccaaagaatcgatgtccagtcgttcgaaattacttagccaatcattTAATACGTGGAGAGACactttggcacaagctagtagtaatattcgaagtagggaaaattactcggatcaggtaacaatatattatttatttgatacccaaatttacattataattatttgtttgtattatttatttgttacatacttacattataattatttgtttgtattatttatttgttacgtacaaaatttattatttattgttacttatttgttacattataattatgttgtttgtattatttatttactaaacttggaactctagccccatgttatgattaacacgacatatatatatatatatatatttgctagttacttattttcattatatttgttacttatatatatatatatatatatatatatatatatgtgtatatatttgctagttacttattttcattataattatttatttgttacttatttttattatttactaaacttgaagccttcttacttattttcattatatttgttacttatatatatatgtatatatatatttgctagttacttattttcattataattatttatttgttacttatttttattatttactaaacttgaagccttcttacttattttcattatatttgttacttatatatatatgtatatatttgctagttacttattttcattataattatttatttgttacttatttttattgtgtaggaacttcaagcacaagcttggtacgctgccaaaaccaaaagcaaaaataaatcattcaaccggtgggaatgttggaatattgtcaaagattgtcctaaatttagagttgtgacAGTCGGTCCAaaagtgcacatgaacagcacccctctacactctacacccgatcatgttcatgaagatgatgcagaagaagtgcccgaaacgcccctccctgaacgcgcgtcgggttcgacccgttttccaattaggcctgaaggtaagaaggcttcaaagagaaaagggagtgcttcgaagaacgattatgcaaagttcatggaagaacttactcgccaaggtgaattgactttggcgagggacCTGGTGAaagatgaggctgataaggctagagaggcatCAAAACAagcagctgttgagagagaattttatgctaatgagagagaaagagagctacttaggcaagaaagggaacatgttagagaagaaagacgggctcaacaagatcatgagattatgaacatgtctttagaagggaagtctccaaattctaaatttttttggaagtcagagaaagcggacgttgtgcgaaggaggcgtgcaagagaagcaatagcaagccaaggtggtTCTAGCACCGCAAGAGGAGATCATCCTAGCaacacaaattggttaagtgatgatgaatagagtactttttgtaatcggagcccataattttccaatcactttgggttgtaatttattatttattgtttgtattatttatgttgtttccaatttcttgaatatttattcaaattaatttggtaagttatttattaaaagtccatcgttctaattaaaagtcctttacataaacataaacataaaaaaattacatatactaagaattacataaacataaacataaaaaaaatacataaacataaacataaacataaacataaacatactaagaattacatatactaagaattacataaacataaacataaacataaacatactaagaattacatatactaagaattacataaacataaaaaaattacataaacataccaaataataaaacacaccaaataaaataacataaacataccaaattcaaaaaaacacactaaatgaacttaattatcttcagcttgtttcaatgcccactggtgctctatcaagtcaatttgtcgggcattgtgcatgtctggcatttgaaatgcagtatatcgttgaatgagcctttcattgtaacgtccatccctttgtaatggctcatgttgcacgggctcatcggtggcgtcatgagcacaatatatacgtgttcttgaattgttcatcgggtctggctcatattcatcaacagcttcataatcgtactcatcttccacaatcatgttgtgaagaatgatgcacgtcatcatgatggatcgaagcgactctacatcaaacaatctggcagcacccctgacgatcgcccagcaagcttggaggataccgaaacaacgctccacatccttcctgcacccctcttgacagcttgcaaagtgtttttcctttgcactccgcggacgtggcactgttttgacaaaggtTGACCAGCGCGGGTagatgccgtcagctaggtagtatggtccgtcgtacatacgtccgttgacctcatacgtaacttttggtgcctttccttgcaggacatcgttgaacactgggattgggcaaggacgttgatgtcattttgagctcccgggaccccgaaaaaggcgtgccaaatccatgtatcaaaagatgccaccgcctccagaatgatactttttgctccttttctgtccTCGTAAgtgccttgccatgcacttggacaatttttccacgtccagtgcatacaatcaatgcttccaatcatcccaggaaagccacgcatctccgccttcttcaacagccgctccaagtccatgtgtgtaggtttgcggaggtactcagcggtgtagatagattcgattgctccgcaaaacctcatcagggactcaagaatggttgattgccccatcctcgttatctcatccacttggtctgcataTGCTCCATATgtaagcatccgcaaggcagcagtaattttttgctcaggcagtagacccatagcaccaaaaacatcttttttttgcacaaaataagaatcatggttgcaaacagcaatcatgattttgttgaacaaatgtcgttccattctaaaacgacgtctaaagtacgtatcagggaatgcactattaggaacaaaataatcatccaagagttccatacctcgtcgttgcctgcttctatcaaggtttccggaacggctgggcctgcagatctgagccgcagcttggatgactcgacgggaatgtgaggctctgccccttcttacttcgtcatttctcatttgacgctcctcatcctcttccctctcatttcttaccctctggtgattgaagattgcttcagattcgttaaacaattcttcctcttcctgattgtattcccacatcatccttgaggaagaagaagacgacattgaaagaaagaaacagaaactatgaataatgatacaattttttgtgaataaggaagcagaaactatgaataatgatagagatattcagaattttggtgtgagatttgtgaggatggatggtggattatatagaggattcagaaaggattaggttctgcataatgccacgtggcatgtcgtcattcgttacaaatctgatggaaatctatcctcaaagattgtgaacagattatgacacgtggcatgccgtcattcgttaaaaatctgatggaaatctatcctcaaagattgtgaaccgattatgacacgtggcgcgacgtgattggttaataatcttatcagaaattcatcaccaataattgtattattttgtattatttaataatacttcggataatgacacgtggcgcaacgagaacgattaaaaatcttatccgatattacaattaaaattattttgtattattttataaaaaaaaaaaatactaatattttattgcctattgccagtgctattgaagtgtaacggtggagatgcaaattctattgccagggctacttactgttcattaggtggattgaatagtgtattgccaggggggagggctccaacgctggagttgctcttagggtCAACAGGTATTCCCGGGGTTTTTCCCTCTCTTAatgctatttttctttcctcaaaaaaaaaaaaaagaataatctttcttgttagtataaataaagacacaaaacataaaaaataacacTCACAAATTTATCAAGCCCTTCCTTAGTtgtctccttttcttttccctcaGTAAAATGGTCCTCTAACACGTTAGTTTGTTGTTGTAGTTGAATTGACTCATGACCTGTTGAGACATCATTTGCACTTAATTAAGAATAAATAGGATTAGCGCACCTAAACTTGCTCTCTCTGTCTCTTGGACCGGAAATTGCAGGTCTTTGTTCTCTGCCTCtcccctctccctccctctctttcGCTCTCTCTCTATCACCGTCACCAGTGTGTCTGTCTCAGTTCAGAGGTCACTGGCACCACCGAATTTAAGGTCTTTCCTAGAGAGAGGAACGCTAACATGGAAGATCAACAAGGTAGATATACTACTTCTTAATTAATTCAGAACCATATTCACATAGAGAGAGAGGATCAGAACGATGCGTCGAGAGATCTCCGTCCTGCTTCAGCCTCGATCCCTCATCGTCTGCTTCGTCCTTGCCATTTTCCTAATTTTCGTTTTCTCGTCCACCCATAAGaaggtgagttttttttttttttttctgtaatttttaTTGGGTTTTAACTATGCTTTATGGATCTGAATgcgattttgtgtttttttttcctgctcAAACAATTGTTTGGCAATGTGGATTTAATGggttttgttcaaattttggtGCTTTATAACCTATTAATTAGTATTTTGGCATATGGAAATCAGAATTGGGGACTAATTATTCACATATACTCTATTTAATGAATGCTTAATTGGGTGCTAATAATTTGAAATCTGCTAAATGGTGAAATGGGTTAAGACTTAAGAGTGGTTTGATGGGTGGAGCCTTATATGTTGGTCAGACTCTGTGAATTTTGTTATTGTGCTATTCACGGAGCTTGTCTATGTAGCTCATGTCTATAATTCTAGTAATTTCGATTGTCATCGTAATACATTTCAATTTCGGCATTTGGTTTCTTGAAACTTAGTAGTTGTGGGCTCAATTCTCCAGCCCCATGTGTGATCTATGATTCTCGGATGGTATGTGCTTGAAATTGATACCGGAATGCATGCGTGGGTGGGTAGTGCGTAGGTGGGGCATTCTGAATCTTTCGATTCTGGTTTGGTGCTTGACATCTGCCTTTATACCACTGAGGGATCCCTCACATAAGCTTGTTTGAGGAACACCTTGTTGGGATGACTAAACATGTCTGCATGTTAGGCATGACCATTTTGTGTACCAGATCCGATGAAGTCACGGAAGTCCATGGTTTTATCATTACATTTCTGCTTACGTGAGTTTAGTTTTAGTGGTTTATATTTTAAGTAATGATGCCTTCACTTTCAGTAAGAGCAAAGAATCGCGCCTAATATTACAAACAAATTGATTTAGCTCTCGAACTTGATGTCTAGGAGGAAGCGCAGATAGAAGAGGTGCCTGAAATTACCCACAGAGTATTCCTTGATATTGATATTGACGGACAGCGCTTAGGTATAGCTTCGTGTCTATACTATTATGTTAACTATCTTCATCCTATTTTATATTGCTTTCCTATGCACTGATAACTTCTGTTCACCTTTATATTTGCAGGTAGAATCGTGATTGGATTATATGGTGAGGTTGTTCCAAAAACTGTTGGTATGTGATCATCTCACTTGTTAATACATTTTCATTAGAATCTTACAATATGATCTGTAATTACGTACTAGATTAAACATCATGACATTGGAATTCAAGTTTGGTTCATTTCAATGTATGCTAATAACCAAACTATTTACACTTGTTTGAATCTTTGGGATGATCTTTTTTTAATGCCCGATTACTTGAACCTTGCTGACAAACAGgtaaacatgaaaacacatAGTTTTACATGTACAAGTACACTCAACTCAGCCAGTAATTTTAGCAATCTTACTGATTTTGACTGCTATTTTGTGGACCGCCAACTTGCTTTCTTCTTTTACACTAAAGCATGGTTATCTAACACCTGAATCTTTTTTCTGCAGAAAATTTTAGGGCGTTGTGCACAGGTAGTTAGAGCTACTGAATTTTTTATCACTGCATAGGCTTCTCTTGCTATTTTTATGCTGATTCAAACTTTCTTTGAATTTAGGGGAAAAGGGAAAAGGTGTCGAGGGGAAACTACTCCACTATAAGGGAATACCATTTCATCGTATAGTATCTGGGTTCATGATTCAAGGTGGAGATATTGTTTCTCGTGATGGGAAGGGATATGAATCTATATATGGCGGCACATTTCCTGATGAGAATTTCAGAGTGAAACATTCACACGCAGGTCTTTAATTTCATAAGTTTATGGTTGtcggttttcttttcttgacaATTTATGGATTGCTAAAGCTCCTAATTCTCTGAATTGTTACTAAgtcatttttatttgttttccccTGAAACTGCATTTTATGTGCAGGTGTTGTTTCTATGGTAAATTCAGGACCTGATTCCAATGGCTCACAGTTCTTTATCACCACAATTAAAGCTAGTTGGTAAGTTATTTTTGGGGGGTGGATTTCTTAATATTACAACATAATAAGAAATATGGCTCAGCACAAATGTTCAGAGTTTATACAGCCAATACAAATGCATAGTTACCTAAAACTGTATACATTTGTTCTTTGGGATAGGTCCTGCCGTCCAAGATTGTCTAGTGAGATTCTCCTTAATTTCTAACCACTATTTGAGTACTACTGACTGGCTTCTCCTATGGCGATGCAATCAGAGTATTCTGGCTTGACATGCCTTGTCAAGAATTTTCTAAATGTCACATAAAGATTGATAAAACCAAAGCAATTAATATCAATAATTGAGAGAAATCTTCGGCAGACCACCAAAACAAGTGTATTTGTGTTCGCTCAGTGTCGCGAGTCCTTAAACACACTTGTTACTAATAGGAGGTCTTGAAAACTTTCATGCATCTACATGATGCTGAGTTTTGGAATCTTTGCATTTAAGAATTACACTGAAGTTTCTGAGAATGATCAACATGCATCATTCTAGAGATATGAAATAGTTTAGAGTTGTATAATTTGCTATATAACGCAAGGCTAGTTATACAATGACAATGTCTGGTATGTGAACAGGTTGGACGGGGAGCATGTTGTCTTTGGCAAGGTTATTCAGGGAATGGACATGGTGTACACAATCGAAGGAGGGGCTGGAACCTACAGTGGAAAACCGAGAAAGAAGGTTGTAATTGCTGAATCAGGAGAGATACCCAAGAGCCAGTGGGATGAGGAAAGTTGACACACTTCTTACAACAGATTTTTAACTTGAGTTCAGTAGATTGCTTTTTTAGATGACCGATACGAGTTTCTTCCCTTCTACGTAGTTCCATCAGTCTCGGGTTTTCTCCTGGATATATTAGAGTCTCTCTCCTTTTGTAATTGGCAAGAGTTGTTAATACAAACATGTTCTGTTGTAGAGGAAGTGAGGAACCGATTAGAAatccccttctttttttttatatcgtTTGCCCCCATTTTTCTCATGCATGTATATTTGACTTTCATTCTGAATTTGCTTTTGAAAGCATTAAAGCAGCTTCAAAGGACTAGCATTTAGTGCTCTTTTTTGTTGTCGTCAAATGAGTTTATTTACGGGAACCAATTTCCGCAGACTCATTTTCTCTCTATGCCCATCTCTTATTTATGGTTGTTGGACTCAAGAGGCAGAGATAATCAGGGTTGTGCAGAAATCATTTCCGTTTGTTGTTGCCACACATGATCTGAGATTTATGAGAATATGAGACCACGTAGGGCTCATTGTATGCGAGAGAGTTCGGATAAGGGTTGAGAGATTTTTGGGGTGTTGGTAAGGTAAGATAGTTTCTTGGCGCTATAAATCGATACTAGAGATCAATCGCAAAATAGTTTGCTGCCCCCATTATATCATTTGACTAGAAGAAAATTGGGGCATTGATTCCTAACCTGGAAAAGAGTGGTGTCTCATGTAGTACTAATCTCACGAACTTTGATAAGCAGCTTCTTGCAAATTGTCTAGGTATGCAAAGAGTTGAATTTCATGACAAATACCTAGGATTGCCGGTATTAATTAGGCAATCGAAGAAAGAAACTTTCCGGTATGTGAAGGACCGATTATGGAAGAAACTACAAAGCTGGAAGAGCGATTTATTAAGTTGTGCGGGCAGGGAATTGCTTGTGAAGACTGGCACAAGCCTTACCCATGTATTCTATGCAGTGTTTCCTCTTGCCCAAATCCGTTTGTGAGAGTTGAATACCATGATTGCAAAGTTCTGGTGGAGTGGTGATCCGGGTAAGCGGAAGATTCATTGGCTTAACTGGCGCCATTTGTGTAAACTGAAACATGAGGGAGGATTAGGGTTAAGAGATCTTTATGCTTTCAACTTGGCTTTGTTGGCGAAGCAAGCATGGCATTTTATCCACCAATTTGAGTTATTTTCCTACTACCGAGTTCCTTAGTGCTCGAGTTACAGTGAACAGTTCGTATGTTTGGAGGAGCATTGCAGTGACTAAACCTATGTTGTTGAAAGGTTGAAGGTGGAAAGTAGGGGATGGGAAAACCATTAGAATTTGGCAAGATAATTGGCTACCAAGGGAGTCCTTTTTTCGAGTATTGAGCCCACCCCGGCGGGAGTGGGATGTGGAGAGTACGGTTGATAAGCTGCTTGTGGCAGGTTCGTAGTATTGGAATGTGGGGCTGTTATATGATTTGTTCTCTCAAGAGGAAGTCGAACACATGTTGAGTATTCCTTTAAGTATGCGAATGGTAGCGGATCAAAGAATTTGGCGTTTTGAACGTGATGGGAAGTTCTCTGTGAGGAGTGCCTATCATGTGGCGAGGTCTATTGGTTCCAATGCAGCTGTTGGAGCTAGCAGGTATGCTTCAGTCAATGATGATGGACGAACGAAGCTGTTGCGAAGGGTATGGAATGTGTGCGTCCCGGGGAAGGTTAAAATATGTGTCTGGCGTGTATGCTTAGATGCATTGCCCACGAAAAGTAATCTTTCCGAGCAGAGAGTGGAGGTGGACAATTGTTGTAGCCTTTGCAGGTGTAGTGGTGAATCAATAGAACATGCTTTGAGGGATAGTAATATGGCTAAAGCAGTTTGGTTTGGCGGTTTGAGGATTAGGGTAGAGAGTGATAATCAACAGTTCGTGTTTTGGTTATCAAATATTGCCGAGCATTCTCCCGCTTCGGTGTTCGAATTATCATTGATGGTCATTTGGATGCTATGGAAGAATAGGAACGATGGGCTTTGGAATGGGAAGCAGCTGATGCCTCAGGATTTGTTAATTAGAACGGAAGGTTGGCTACAGGAGTACCATAAGTGGCATAAGTCAGGAACGAAAAAATCCATGAAAGATCAGCAAAAGTGGCGACCTGGGGTTGATTGGGTCAAGTGTAATTTTGATGGGGCATGGATACAACAAGGCTCAAGGGGAGGTTTTGGAGCTGTGCTACGTGACCATATGGGTGATTTTGTTGCTGCAGCGGGACCATTGGGGTGGACAGGATCGGCATTCCATGCAGAACTTTGTGCTACTCGACAAGCATTACTGATGGCCCAGTCATATTGCCCAGATGGTAAAAGGATAAGTTTTGAAGATGATTCCAGTCTGGTGATGGCTGCCATGAAGGGCTAGGAGGATGACTGTTCTCCATTGGGAAATATAATAAATGACTTGCGATTTATGCTCCAATCTTTTCCTAGTTCAAAGGTGAGTTTGGTGCAGCGAGGATGTAATTCGGCTGCTCATAGACTTATACGTTTGGGGTTGGGTAGTACCCATCAGATTGGGTGGTGTGAAAATCCCCCTAACTTACTCAGGGATATCTTATTTGAAGAAAGTTTGTAGGGTTATGATTTTATGTATTGTCATTTGAGGATAGTTCTTTTGATTGTACGGGATGTTTTTTCCCTTCAACCGGGTTGAAAGCCCTGGCAAGGTTTTATCGAGACCCATTATGCACGCTATCCTCAGTTTGTACGCATTCTATTTTTTTGCaataaataatgtatttttccctcaaaaattattttgagtATTGGTCTTTAAACTTGTCAAAATATGGAGCGACAGTTTTTTGGGTAACTATGACAGAATTTTCATCCCTTATTTGTCCtattaaactttttattttggatgaaaGTTTTAATGATGTTACCCAAAAATGATCGTTTCTATACATTGTGACAAATTTGAGGACCAATTAAGAATCAAAACtctaaggtaccgtttggtacgtgggacggaacgaaacagagtgggacaaggcgttccgtcccatgTTTGGTGCgactaaaacgggtggaacaagctgttccacgggacgagttttgggtgaattttcgttccacctcacccccctggaacgactcgttccacatccgtggaacacaaaattataacatctccgtctccttcttcttcctccttgtttccatcctaGGGCATCTTTGGTCCGGCttcgttccgttccgtcctgtcccgtcccatcccgtcccgtcccgtctgcataccaaacgatacctaatGGAACCAAAATTCAGGGACCGACAAAGATCTATGAAAATAACATAAGATTATGACAACATTAAGTCTACGTAAAGGCCTATATGAGATTCTAACAACGTGGTGACATGTCTCATACCAGACCATTAGACATATCACTATAAAACTGTTGACTTAAATGTTAAAAGACAAGGATTGTCTGACCTCCCACTTTCGATGTCTtcccgtgccctcctgtttgtgtgaTCATAGTTAAGCCACGTCGACATTttctattactattcatttttgtcttattatctctataaaaaaataatataaaatgttgacgtagtttaaccgtgaccacataaaACAAGAGAATACGGAAGAGCATCAGAAGTGGGagagcagacaatccttgtACAAAAGTTAAAACTTGTCCATTGCTAACAAATGTATGCGAGGACAATGAAAATACTGAAAGACAAACAACCTATTAATAGTTTAGGGGCAGGCGACTCTACTTTTGTATATGATATGATATAAAATAATGGATTATGATCCTCCACATGTGTGGTTGTTGCTTATATCATAGATCACGAGTGTAAAAGATATCAACAAGagatgtatgagaagtaaaaaaggatgTGTGGATAGTACATCCCTTAAATGTATTTAGATGCATTAattgtttcaatatttttttttattttctttttcatcacCGGCAATATGTGTCTCTAAAAAtgtttgaacgtgtttaaaaatagagaaaataataattaataaataactgattgTATGATGATTCGATAC
This region includes:
- the LOC137729131 gene encoding peptidyl-prolyl cis-trans isomerase CYP21-1-like yields the protein MRREISVLLQPRSLIVCFVLAIFLIFVFSSTHKKEEAQIEEVPEITHRVFLDIDIDGQRLGRIVIGLYGEVVPKTVENFRALCTGEKGKGVEGKLLHYKGIPFHRIVSGFMIQGGDIVSRDGKGYESIYGGTFPDENFRVKHSHAGVVSMVNSGPDSNGSQFFITTIKASWLDGEHVVFGKVIQGMDMVYTIEGGAGTYSGKPRKKVVIAESGEIPKSQWDEES